One segment of Candidatus Woesearchaeota archaeon DNA contains the following:
- a CDS encoding nucleotidyltransferase domain-containing protein — translation MPKENKSASKQDSSVPEDPRQKEFLDSLPKEARQKLEDIKKKLELLKTEVLKKFDKYIVGVSLLPPQQSQAPPPNAEPGANAPQVPPPDNEKINVLILIDDSDSQSMSKVELKTKLTQIIEKAAQDIDPNLNPMTVILSELWQNCFDGKFEMLQTIALGAPIYDTGMLSAIKIAEIHKTMVIKKFEKYIVSYVLAGSLVQGKATKTSDIDVWIVIDDTDVKKMTRAELKDKLRAIIIGMGMEAGELTGIRNKLNIQVYILTDFWDSLKEANPIIFTLLRDGVPFYDRGIFMPWKQLLKSGKIKPSAEAIDMFMSSGEQMLRRVELKLKEIGMEDIYYAILTPSQAALMMYGIPPPAPKETADLLRQIFVEKEKMFRAEDVKILENVVKIRKDIEHGTKKELSGKEVDTLLGDADKFLKAIKKLFAQIEVKREEQDVATIYENMVTVVRDILRLENVSKMPENEMIRIFNEELVVPGKVPARYKRLLETVVKAKKDYDTNRLSKNEVEEVKKISGELFKFLVEYLQRKRGREIERAKIRVKHGDKYGEVLLLDDIAYIIHDIDNEDRNISKARLMPSGRLGQIEASNLEELERAVAKVVIPPKVFIKEPIFEDMKVIFGRDVEVLLNY, via the coding sequence ATGCCAAAGGAGAACAAAAGCGCCAGCAAGCAGGACAGTTCAGTTCCAGAAGACCCGAGGCAAAAGGAATTCTTGGATTCCCTTCCAAAAGAGGCCAGGCAAAAGCTTGAGGACATCAAGAAAAAGCTTGAGCTGCTCAAGACCGAGGTTCTCAAGAAGTTTGACAAGTACATAGTGGGCGTTTCGCTTCTCCCGCCGCAGCAGAGCCAGGCGCCGCCTCCAAATGCAGAGCCCGGGGCAAATGCGCCACAGGTGCCGCCGCCGGATAATGAAAAAATCAATGTGCTGATACTTATTGATGATTCTGACAGCCAAAGCATGTCAAAAGTCGAGCTCAAGACAAAGCTGACCCAAATCATCGAGAAGGCTGCGCAGGACATTGACCCGAATCTCAACCCAATGACAGTAATCCTCAGCGAGCTATGGCAGAACTGCTTCGACGGCAAGTTTGAGATGCTGCAGACAATTGCCCTTGGCGCGCCGATTTATGATACAGGCATGCTCTCTGCAATCAAGATAGCCGAAATCCACAAGACAATGGTCATCAAGAAGTTTGAGAAATACATTGTCAGCTACGTCCTGGCAGGCTCACTGGTGCAGGGCAAGGCCACCAAGACAAGCGACATAGATGTCTGGATTGTCATTGATGACACCGACGTCAAGAAAATGACCAGGGCTGAGCTGAAGGACAAGCTGCGCGCAATCATAATTGGCATGGGCATGGAAGCAGGCGAGCTTACCGGCATCAGGAACAAGCTCAACATACAGGTTTACATCCTCACTGATTTCTGGGACAGCCTTAAAGAGGCAAATCCTATCATTTTCACATTGCTGAGGGATGGCGTCCCATTCTATGACCGCGGGATATTCATGCCATGGAAACAGCTGCTGAAAAGCGGCAAAATCAAGCCAAGCGCAGAGGCAATTGACATGTTCATGTCTTCAGGCGAGCAAATGCTCCGCAGGGTCGAGCTCAAGCTGAAGGAGATTGGTATGGAGGACATTTACTATGCAATCTTGACTCCTAGCCAGGCAGCATTGATGATGTATGGCATCCCTCCACCCGCGCCAAAGGAAACAGCTGACCTCTTGAGGCAGATTTTTGTTGAAAAGGAAAAGATGTTCCGCGCCGAGGATGTGAAAATCCTGGAAAATGTTGTTAAAATAAGGAAGGACATTGAGCATGGCACCAAGAAGGAGCTTTCAGGCAAGGAAGTCGACACTTTGCTCGGGGACGCCGATAAATTCCTCAAGGCAATCAAGAAGCTTTTTGCCCAAATTGAAGTCAAGCGGGAAGAGCAGGACGTTGCCACAATTTATGAGAACATGGTCACGGTTGTGCGCGACATATTGAGGCTGGAAAATGTCAGCAAGATGCCTGAGAACGAGATGATAAGGATTTTCAACGAAGAGCTTGTTGTGCCCGGCAAGGTCCCGGCAAGGTACAAAAGGCTGCTGGAAACTGTTGTCAAGGCCAAAAAGGATTATGATACGAACAGGCTGAGCAAGAACGAGGTGGAGGAGGTCAAGAAGATTTCGGGGGAGCTCTTCAAGTTCCTGGTTGAATACCTCCAGCGCAAGCGCGGCAGGGAGATTGAGCGCGCCAAAATCAGGGTCAAGCACGGCGACAAATATGGCGAGGTGCTTTTGCTGGATGACATCGCTTACATAATCCATGATATTGATAATGAGGACAGGAACATCTCCAAGGCCAGGCTGATGCCCTCAGGAAGATTGGGGCAGATAGAAGCCAGCAACCTCGAGGAGCTGGAGCGTGCAGTTGCCAAAGTGGTTATTCCACCAAAGGTTTTCATCAAGGAGCCCATTTTTGAGGATATGAAGGTCATATTTGGAAGGGATGTTGAAGTTCTGCTGAATTACTAG
- a CDS encoding CTP-dependent riboflavin kinase: MDELLLCIARNSGRGELKTSTGRLAAEIGISQQSISRKLRSLEQKGLILRASAPSGMTISIKEKGLLMLKSEYMLLKGIFESTSKINGKVTSGMGEGGYYVKIYSGKFRKMLGFAPFPGTLNIKVDPASKKVFLAGSEQITIPEFRTKTRTFGVVHCYKVRIGKSVKGALIAPVRARHPENIAELIAPINLRRKFSLMDGSEISVERDGP; this comes from the coding sequence TTGGATGAACTGCTTTTATGCATTGCAAGGAATTCTGGCCGTGGCGAGCTGAAGACATCAACTGGCAGGCTTGCAGCTGAAATTGGGATATCCCAGCAAAGCATCTCCCGCAAGCTTCGAAGCCTTGAGCAAAAAGGCTTAATCCTCCGGGCTTCTGCTCCGTCAGGCATGACAATCAGCATTAAGGAAAAGGGCCTGCTGATGCTCAAGTCAGAATACATGCTCCTTAAGGGCATCTTTGAGTCAACCTCCAAAATCAATGGCAAAGTCACAAGCGGCATGGGCGAAGGGGGGTATTATGTGAAGATATATTCCGGCAAATTCAGGAAAATGCTTGGATTCGCCCCCTTTCCAGGCACCCTTAACATCAAGGTTGACCCGGCATCCAAGAAAGTCTTCCTTGCAGGGTCTGAGCAGATCACTATCCCGGAATTCAGGACAAAAACCCGCACATTTGGCGTAGTCCATTGCTACAAAGTAAGAATTGGCAAATCTGTAAAGGGCGCGCTGATTGCCCCGGTCCGGGCAAGGCATCCAGAGAACATAGCAGAGCTGATTGCTCCCATAAACCTGAGAAGGAAATTCTCGCTCATGGATGGCAGCGAAATTTCAGTTGAGAGGGATGGGCCATGA
- a CDS encoding winged helix-turn-helix transcriptional regulator has protein sequence MRYSYQRITIIRSQKPERNDINADLQWLGASLGLFGLRDKDKSMFRVFLELLKNSKIKKPLTSDEIATKLKLSRGTVMHHMNKLIESGIVMNERNKYILREDTLELLVNDIEKDMKRTCNELKQIAKEIDKWFEI, from the coding sequence ATGAGATACTCCTACCAGCGCATAACCATCATCAGAAGCCAGAAGCCAGAGCGTAATGATATCAATGCCGACCTGCAATGGCTTGGAGCGTCTCTTGGCCTGTTTGGCCTGAGGGACAAGGACAAGTCAATGTTCCGCGTTTTCCTGGAGCTGCTCAAGAATTCCAAAATCAAAAAGCCCCTGACAAGCGATGAGATTGCAACAAAGCTGAAGCTCTCCCGCGGCACAGTCATGCACCATATGAACAAGCTTATAGAGTCAGGCATTGTGATGAATGAGAGGAACAAATATATCCTCAGGGAAGACACCCTTGAGCTTTTGGTCAACGACATTGAGAAGGATATGAAACGGACTTGCAATGAACTTAAGCAAATAGCGAAGGAAATTGATAAATGGTTCGAAATTTAA
- a CDS encoding ZIP family metal transporter — translation MQTLYIIGSVIAVSLISIIVILPFIHKSKISEKLLLFLLSISIGVLLSTVVLDFLPEIVEHGYSTTSALYILSGFLLMFLLEKFVHWHHSLKNEQFEGKHSHAYSLAPINLIGDGIHNFIDGMVIAGSYFVSTTVGIAATVSIIFHEIPQEIGDFGVLLYSGMSKKKAVVFNLLSAAAAILGAILGIFIIGTMARFEYFIISFAAGNFIYIAAANLVPQLHRRCELWETLEHIFAICLGVAVTLLITLYLPGH, via the coding sequence ATGCAAACCCTGTACATAATCGGAAGCGTCATTGCAGTGTCACTCATCTCAATTATTGTAATCCTCCCATTCATCCATAAATCAAAAATATCAGAAAAGCTTCTCCTCTTCCTGCTGAGCATTTCAATCGGCGTCCTGCTCAGCACTGTTGTGCTGGATTTCCTCCCTGAGATTGTAGAGCACGGTTACAGCACAACCTCAGCATTGTACATCCTTTCTGGCTTTCTGCTAATGTTTCTGCTTGAAAAATTCGTGCATTGGCATCACTCTCTCAAGAACGAGCAGTTTGAGGGAAAGCACAGCCATGCCTACAGCCTGGCGCCCATTAATCTCATTGGCGACGGGATCCACAACTTTATTGACGGCATGGTCATTGCGGGCAGTTATTTTGTCAGCACAACAGTGGGCATTGCAGCCACTGTTTCCATCATATTCCACGAAATCCCGCAGGAAATCGGCGACTTTGGCGTGCTCTTGTACTCCGGCATGTCAAAGAAAAAGGCAGTGGTATTCAACCTGCTGTCAGCTGCCGCTGCCATTCTCGGCGCGATACTGGGAATCTTCATAATTGGAACCATGGCCAGGTTTGAGTATTTCATAATCAGCTTTGCCGCAGGCAATTTCATTTATATCGCAGCCGCAAACTTGGTCCCGCAGTTGCACAGGAGATGCGAGCTTTGGGAAACATTGGAGCACATTTTTGCAATTTGCCTTGGCGTTGCTGTGACCTTGCTGATAACCCTCTATTTGCCAGGGCATTGA
- a CDS encoding pyridoxal-phosphate dependent enzyme, with the protein MKQSRIKKYAELEARIGNTPLVKYSGEVPNGNSIFIKRECDNHFGSHYDRVYLALFKAFEETEGLKPGMNVLETTSGTAGVSFAGIGKELGYNCFVMIPDDPIKQRRIEAIKAQGGIILPTPAIEDIQGFTKERIIDNIKKYGAKFLNHSMGPKGTNNEVTLGALSQIAQEVLKKIDVDVYVGGIGNGSSIVGPGRVFKEYDPDTIIVGYKPRKAGKSEFPGLMNQDGLEKVIDFPHIREANQLIDRVFLVDDWEKGVFDQEDLGRSGKAGIVVALDIAKGVSGKNILVLGYDKAERY; encoded by the coding sequence ATGAAACAAAGTCGTATAAAAAAATATGCGGAACTTGAAGCCAGAATAGGCAATACTCCCTTGGTTAAGTATTCAGGGGAAGTGCCGAATGGGAATTCTATTTTTATCAAGAGGGAATGTGATAATCACTTCGGCAGCCATTATGACAGAGTCTACCTGGCATTGTTCAAAGCATTCGAGGAAACTGAAGGGTTAAAGCCCGGAATGAATGTTCTAGAGACAACTTCTGGAACAGCCGGAGTTTCATTTGCCGGCATAGGCAAAGAGCTCGGGTACAATTGCTTTGTTATGATTCCAGACGATCCCATCAAGCAGAGAAGGATAGAAGCAATCAAAGCACAAGGAGGGATTATTCTCCCGACGCCGGCCATTGAAGATATACAGGGGTTTACAAAAGAGAGAATCATAGATAACATCAAAAAATATGGAGCAAAATTTCTAAATCATTCCATGGGCCCAAAAGGAACAAATAACGAAGTAACCTTGGGAGCCTTGTCACAGATTGCCCAGGAAGTTTTGAAAAAAATCGATGTAGATGTGTATGTAGGGGGAATTGGAAATGGGTCAAGCATTGTCGGGCCCGGCAGGGTCTTTAAGGAGTATGATCCCGACACAATCATAGTAGGTTATAAACCAAGAAAAGCAGGGAAAAGTGAATTTCCAGGCTTGATGAACCAAGATGGGCTGGAGAAAGTTATAGATTTCCCGCATATCAGGGAAGCCAATCAATTGATTGATAGGGTATTCCTGGTGGATGATTGGGAGAAAGGAGTTTTTGACCAGGAAGATTTGGGGAGATCCGGCAAGGCAGGAATAGTTGTAGCTTTGGACATAGCAAAAGGGGTTTCTGGAAAAAATATCCTCGTCCTTGGTTATGACAAAGCGGAGAGGTACTGA
- the ribH gene encoding 6,7-dimethyl-8-ribityllumazine synthase, translating into MKHRISIIVSDFNGNITSKMLAYAEKTAKKLGLDITSVVHVPGTFEIPLALKHVLSKKNIDGAVVLGAVKQGDTGHDVVVAENCARQIMKLSLKHSIPIGLGVIGPKATIKHAEERAEEYSVRAVETVSKMINVMRQ; encoded by the coding sequence ATGAAACACAGAATTTCAATCATAGTCTCAGATTTTAACGGCAATATTACTTCAAAAATGCTCGCATATGCTGAGAAGACAGCAAAAAAACTTGGCTTGGATATTACCAGCGTGGTACATGTCCCTGGCACATTCGAAATTCCTTTGGCATTGAAGCATGTTTTATCCAAAAAAAATATTGACGGCGCAGTTGTGCTCGGTGCAGTCAAGCAGGGAGATACCGGCCATGATGTTGTTGTGGCAGAGAATTGCGCAAGGCAGATCATGAAGCTGTCCCTGAAGCACAGCATACCCATTGGCCTAGGTGTCATAGGCCCAAAGGCAACGATTAAGCACGCCGAGGAAAGAGCCGAGGAATATTCTGTCAGGGCTGTTGAAACTGTTTCAAAAATGATAAATGTCATGAGGCAATGA
- the ribD gene encoding bifunctional diaminohydroxyphosphoribosylaminopyrimidine deaminase/5-amino-6-(5-phosphoribosylamino)uracil reductase RibD: protein MRKKNSPISKKKDEFYMGLAIDLAKKARPSPNPRVGAILVKNGKIIGKGYHRKAGEPHAEINAINSAKRKLPDLSGSTLYITLEPCCHYGKTPPCTNRILAEKIGRVVIGAKDPNRLVAGRGISILRKNVAKITAGVLSVSATEINDGYNHFITTGWPLVVLKAAISLDGKISAENRDSKWISNRKSRRIVHEMRSKYDAILVGSGTVLKDNPRLTSRIRGGIDPMRIIFDSKLSLPLNAKVLADRNAIIFTTAKCNKAKKLLLEKKGYEIQVAGNSQVDLKKALSFLGKRGITGILVEGGAKIYGSFINQKLADKVILFIAPNVRGGQNAPVFPSISLKNPTYTKIDDNVMIEGDL from the coding sequence ATGAGAAAAAAAAATTCACCCATTTCCAAAAAGAAAGATGAATTCTATATGGGGCTTGCAATTGACCTAGCCAAAAAGGCAAGGCCGAGCCCAAACCCAAGAGTGGGGGCAATCCTTGTTAAGAATGGAAAAATCATTGGGAAAGGCTATCATCGCAAGGCAGGGGAGCCCCACGCTGAAATTAACGCAATCAACAGTGCAAAAAGAAAACTTCCTGATCTCTCTGGCAGCACTTTGTACATAACACTGGAGCCATGCTGCCATTATGGCAAGACACCACCATGCACCAATCGCATACTGGCTGAAAAAATTGGAAGGGTAGTCATTGGGGCAAAGGACCCGAACAGGCTTGTTGCCGGCAGGGGAATTTCAATCCTAAGGAAAAATGTTGCCAAAATAACCGCTGGAGTCCTGTCCGTATCAGCAACGGAAATAAATGACGGCTACAATCATTTTATCACAACGGGCTGGCCCCTTGTTGTGCTTAAGGCAGCAATCTCGCTTGACGGAAAAATATCAGCTGAAAATCGCGATTCAAAGTGGATATCAAACAGGAAGTCAAGACGGATTGTCCATGAAATGCGAAGCAAATATGATGCAATCCTGGTTGGCTCAGGAACAGTGCTCAAAGATAATCCAAGGCTGACCAGCAGGATAAGGGGAGGCATTGACCCAATGAGGATAATCTTTGACTCAAAGCTGTCCCTGCCCCTGAATGCAAAGGTGCTGGCGGACAGGAATGCCATTATCTTTACAACAGCAAAATGCAATAAGGCCAAGAAACTGCTCTTGGAGAAAAAAGGCTATGAAATCCAGGTTGCCGGAAATAGCCAGGTGGACCTGAAAAAAGCCCTGTCATTCTTGGGAAAAAGAGGCATAACAGGCATTCTTGTTGAAGGAGGGGCAAAAATTTATGGGTCATTTATCAATCAGAAGCTTGCTGACAAAGTTATCCTGTTCATTGCACCCAATGTAAGGGGCGGGCAGAATGCACCAGTTTTTCCGTCAATAAGCCTGAAAAATCCCACTTATACAAAAATTGATGACAATGTCATGATTGAAGGGGATTTGTGA
- a CDS encoding 6-phosphofructokinase: MKTLGMLTNGGDTPSLNSVLAAIKKAARMEGFDKIWGIEGGYLGLIEGRMKDITEREIEPAQGGSILYSLRDSPLPLEIPVDPKEKQLWEAKLQGAIKTIKDKHIDVLVAIGGDGTIAATKASVPYIHEETNCKVYAFPRTIDNDIRTFTSQNFENETIETAVAPGAPTAMLRIVDLTHRLKTTAETNKRVFTLETMGRDAGWLALAACYGGAEFVIVPEFDVSSDVENQLYDLVAEMYRESQSCVVAVSEGTKFDGVQLKKTAYGKRKLGGVGDLISLGGPVDDKRTIDGIQDALKKRNVVQISYPNGRQNQEEYRIVRAVDVRCQHGDYYPRMGGPSQYDMRLSEVLGDRLRKMLHDGKAEHMPVLARVVPFEELTVDVTSDVPFSKVEQMLLPVKSYFNPDRLTANLAFADFMNQIISEQDKKLVFGKAY, translated from the coding sequence ATGAAAACGCTGGGTATGCTAACAAATGGCGGAGACACGCCGAGCTTGAATTCTGTTCTGGCAGCTATCAAAAAAGCAGCCCGTATGGAGGGCTTTGACAAGATCTGGGGCATAGAAGGGGGCTATCTTGGCCTTATTGAAGGTCGAATGAAAGACATAACAGAACGTGAGATTGAGCCTGCCCAGGGCGGCTCTATACTTTATTCTCTAAGGGACAGCCCCTTACCGCTGGAAATTCCGGTCGACCCCAAAGAAAAACAACTGTGGGAAGCAAAACTTCAAGGAGCAATTAAAACAATCAAAGACAAGCATATCGATGTGCTTGTTGCAATAGGGGGCGACGGCACAATCGCAGCCACAAAAGCATCTGTGCCATACATCCATGAAGAGACCAATTGTAAAGTGTATGCTTTTCCAAGGACAATTGATAATGATATTCGGACTTTTACATCCCAAAATTTCGAAAATGAGACCATAGAAACAGCAGTTGCTCCTGGTGCACCAACAGCAATGCTCAGGATTGTGGACTTGACGCATCGGCTCAAGACAACAGCTGAAACGAATAAGAGGGTTTTTACACTAGAGACAATGGGCAGAGATGCTGGTTGGCTTGCACTCGCGGCATGTTATGGAGGGGCAGAATTTGTGATAGTCCCTGAGTTTGATGTTTCATCTGACGTGGAGAACCAACTCTATGATCTTGTTGCTGAGATGTACAGGGAATCGCAAAGCTGCGTTGTCGCTGTTTCAGAAGGCACCAAATTTGATGGCGTGCAGCTCAAGAAGACTGCTTATGGAAAAAGAAAGCTGGGGGGAGTTGGCGACTTGATTTCACTGGGTGGTCCGGTGGATGATAAAAGAACAATTGATGGTATACAAGATGCATTGAAAAAACGGAATGTTGTTCAAATCAGTTATCCGAATGGCAGGCAAAACCAAGAGGAGTACCGCATAGTCAGAGCAGTTGACGTAAGATGCCAGCATGGAGATTATTATCCAAGAATGGGCGGGCCGAGCCAGTATGACATGCGTTTGAGTGAAGTCCTTGGCGATAGGCTGAGAAAAATGCTCCATGACGGCAAAGCTGAGCACATGCCTGTCCTGGCCAGGGTGGTTCCTTTCGAAGAACTAACAGTGGATGTAACATCTGATGTTCCATTCAGCAAGGTTGAGCAGATGCTGCTGCCTGTCAAAAGCTATTTTAACCCTGACCGTCTTACGGCGAATCTCGCATTTGCGGATTTCATGAACCAGATAATATCCGAGCAGGACAAGAAGCTTGTTTTTGGGAAGGCATATTAG
- the ribC gene encoding riboflavin synthase, producing MKIGVADTTFSRVDMFAFVEQAFSQVGKRIIIERYTVPGVKDLPLACKRLLQHHNCDIVMALGMVGPEPIDKQCSHEASMAIQQVQLMADRHILEVFVHMDEAKDDKDLHNLAKNRASKHALNAIELLKGKTALSPYAGTGRRQGRNDAGQVKNK from the coding sequence ATGAAAATCGGGGTTGCTGATACGACATTTTCCAGGGTTGACATGTTCGCTTTTGTTGAGCAGGCATTCAGCCAGGTGGGCAAGCGCATCATAATTGAGAGGTACACTGTTCCTGGCGTCAAGGATCTCCCATTGGCGTGCAAGCGCTTGCTCCAGCACCACAATTGCGATATTGTTATGGCATTGGGCATGGTCGGGCCTGAGCCAATTGACAAGCAATGCAGCCATGAGGCATCTATGGCAATCCAGCAGGTGCAGCTGATGGCTGACAGGCACATACTTGAGGTTTTTGTGCACATGGATGAGGCAAAGGACGACAAAGACTTGCACAATCTGGCAAAAAACAGGGCATCGAAGCATGCACTGAATGCCATTGAGTTGCTAAAAGGAAAGACAGCCCTTAGCCCTTATGCAGGGACAGGCAGGCGACAGGGCAGGAATGATGCAGGGCAGGTGAAGAACAAATGA
- the ribA gene encoding GTP cyclohydrolase II, whose protein sequence is MSMEKGKKESGHGISCEIEVRQEAEASLPTAFGDFRIIYFSNSQDKKDHVALVKGKIKGMENVLVRVHSKCLTGDSFGSIKCDCRAQLEGAMKKIEGEGAGAIIYLDQEGRGIGLMNKIKAYALQDTGLDTVEANLKLGLKADERNFHIAARIIESLGVKSIRLMTNNPEKLKNLKMCGIKVIERVPSITKPTSQNKGYLNTKKDKFGHLISDAI, encoded by the coding sequence ATGAGCATGGAAAAAGGCAAGAAAGAAAGCGGGCATGGTATTTCATGCGAAATAGAAGTCAGACAGGAGGCAGAGGCCAGTCTCCCAACAGCTTTTGGCGATTTTAGAATTATCTATTTTTCCAACAGCCAGGATAAGAAAGACCATGTTGCATTGGTCAAGGGTAAAATCAAGGGGATGGAAAATGTCCTTGTTCGCGTGCATTCAAAGTGCCTTACCGGCGACTCTTTCGGCTCAATAAAATGTGACTGCCGTGCCCAGCTGGAAGGCGCAATGAAAAAAATCGAAGGTGAAGGCGCAGGGGCAATCATTTACCTTGACCAGGAAGGGAGGGGCATCGGCCTTATGAACAAAATAAAGGCATATGCGCTCCAGGATACGGGCCTGGACACAGTTGAGGCAAACCTTAAGCTTGGACTGAAAGCTGATGAAAGAAATTTCCACATTGCTGCGCGGATTATAGAATCCTTGGGAGTTAAGAGCATAAGGCTTATGACAAACAATCCTGAAAAGCTGAAGAATCTTAAAATGTGCGGAATCAAGGTGATTGAACGGGTGCCGAGCATTACAAAACCAACAAGCCAAAACAAGGGCTATCTCAATACGAAAAAAGACAAGTTTGGGCACCTTATCAGTGACGCAATATGA